In Lytechinus variegatus isolate NC3 chromosome 18, Lvar_3.0, whole genome shotgun sequence, a single genomic region encodes these proteins:
- the LOC121432089 gene encoding uncharacterized protein LOC121432089 encodes MSCEGDETPPPIPKGCQLLSHQVAGHIYGKSKTRAGLLQDSSGSILKLLQTNNRGEREKRFYKTIFDEEQADPILRDARSLVCPFRGTVASAHDPSVEFIKLRDMTIGYKHPCIMDIKIGRIGYAEGGDSTKMQMSRRKYPDMEKLGFQVLGMRVFHPRSQKYTTYDKTYGKTLNIDNMIEGLAKFFNVDETIRTDVMYSFLVRLQQILDWFQVQARYHFYSSSLLFIYEGAVSPGDDAVKKPINLSQHSDGAFNGHADDIFSVKPDTYPLKRKKSSDCDDSIVDGDDCSGLNRGNKNQRENGIRTVDEGCESRTSVPLSSSKANDRVGVEVTHNTIIDRHEIKAGVNHVRENLGPSASLGGTVYGHERTRNNHHSCHVPTPNHSTHQLGMPVHANHRTDQSNVRETSRKDSDLPHDGANDHSPHHVEIRMIDFAHAIETTTRDENYIFGLKMLKQYIETLHNCHIW; translated from the exons ATGTCGTGTGAAGGAGATGAAACCCCACCTCCAATTCCAAAAGGATGCCAGCTTTTAAGTCACCAAGTGGCAGGACATATCTACGGCAAAAGTAAAACTCGGGCAG GTCTGCTGCAAGACAGCAGTGGGTCGATCTTGAAGCTTCTACAGACCAACAAcagaggagaaagagaaaagagattTTACAAGACAATATTTGATGAAGAGCAAGCTGATCCGATCCTTCGAGATGCCCGAAGCCTTGTTTGCCCGTTTCGAGGAACAGTTGCCTCTGCACACGATCCTTCAG TTGAATTTATCAAGCTTCGGGACATGACAATAGGCTACAAGCATCCATGCATCATGGATATCAAGATCGGACGTATTGGCTACGCAGAGGGAGGGGATAGCACCAAAATGCAGATGTCTAGGAGAAAGTACCCTGATATGGAGAAACTCGGCTTTCAAGTCCTGGGAATGAGG GTGTTTCATCCTCGAAGCCAGAAGTACACAACCTATGACAAGACATACGGAAAAACACTCAACATTGACAATATGATTGAAG GTTTGGCCAAATTCTTCAACGTGGACGAGACGATCCGAACGGACGTGATGTACTCCTTCCTGGTCCGTCTGCAGCAGATCCTGGACTGGTTCCAGGTCCAGGCCAGGTACCACTTCTACTCCAGCTCTTTGCTCTTTATCTACGAGGGCGCTGTCTCTCCAGGTGACGATGCCGTCAAGAAACCTATCAACCTTTCCCAACATTCCGATGGAGCGTTCAACGGTCATGCTGATGATATCTTCTCAGTGAAACCGGACACTTATCCCTTGAAGAGAAAGAAATCATCGGATTGTGATGATAGCATTGTTGATGGAGATGATTGTTCTGGACTCAACAGAGGGAACAAGAACCAGCGGGAGAATGGGATTAGAACGGTTGATGAGGGTTGTGAATCAAGGACGAGTGTTCCATTGAGTAGCTCTAAAGCTAATGATAGGGTAGGAGTAGAGGTGACGCACAATACAATCATTGATAGACATGAGATTAAGGCTGGTGTGAACCATGTCCGAGAAAACCTAGGACCTTCTGCTTCTTTAGGAGGAACGGTCTACGGACACGAGCGTACGCGAAACAATCATCACAGCTGCCACGTTCCAACTCCAAACCATTCCACGCACCAACTCGGCATGCCAGTACATGCAAACCACAGGACCGACCAGAGCAATGTGAGGGAAACCTCTCGCAAGGACTCTGACTTGCCTCATGATGGGGCCAACGACCACTCGCCGCATCACGTGGAGATTCGCATGATTGACTTTGCTCATGCAATTGAAACGACGACTCGAGACGAGAATTATATCTTTGGTTTGAAGATGCTGAAGCAATACATTGAAACACTTCATAACTGTCACatatggtga